In Temnothorax longispinosus isolate EJ_2023e chromosome 2, Tlon_JGU_v1, whole genome shotgun sequence, one DNA window encodes the following:
- the LOC139808348 gene encoding UDP-glycosyltransferase UGT5-like: MVSGIDRKITRETFTFVPTMTSCTILFHLVCCILMGLMTSSKPLSILLLQSLPSTSHHIWATNLVKGLLREGHQVHAVSTLKTKVEGKLAQNLTYAVFEGLMNSSDKYEDYGPAQWEKYNAFHMAYVTYQWAIYGCDRVIKTNAAKELLEMIKTVKFDVIVQDVTLHQCLYGLWKVAKGKPPIVGFIPLGAAPWLKDYIGGPSYSTVRPYASSDIAKPVGLWQRTWNTLYFIADDFMRHYYFLPIVQRLAEEYIGHSIQPLHEIEKDSINIVLINSYCAFEPGIPLPPNALETGGLHVQVVQPIVGDVVVTYSEDVRIFLDGAKTGVIVISLGTNLKWKTVELNKIKSIVLALSKLKQRVLWKLDAKAKVPFKIPDNVMTVKWIPQREVLSHKNVKAFWAQGGLLSTQEAIWEGIPMIITPFFMDQKSNAEILVAKGVGIRLDFKILSTQSVLHAIEEIFYNKSYTKNMKRLSSEFRDRPLPPLDLAIWSIEHAARQPNGSLTTPLRSQSWVEQNLIDVYAFLVFTVFNLLIILLSVFFALKLLINFCYNRIVSKLSKSKQS, encoded by the exons atgGTTTCTGGAATTGATCGGAAGATCACGCGAGAGACTTTCACGTTCGTACCAACAATGACAAGTTGTACCATCTTGTTTCACCTTGTTTGTTGTATTTTAATGGGCCTCATGACATCGTCGAAACCGCTGTCGATTTTACTCCTGCAATCTCTTCCATCAACCAGTCATCACATTTGGGCGACGAATTTGGTCAAAGGATTGCTTCGCGAAGGCCATCAAGTACACGCAGTGAGCACACTCAAGACTAAGGTCGAGGGTAAACTCGCACAGAACTTGACATACGCC GTTTTTGAAGGTCTTATGAATTCTTCCGATAAATACGAGGATTATGGTCCGGCACAGTGGGAAAAATACAATGCATTTCATATGGCGTATGTTACATATCAATGGGCCATCTACGGATGTGACAGAGTGATAAAAACTAATGCAGCGAAAGAACTTTTAGAAATGATCAAGACTGTTAAGTTTGATGTCATAGTGCAAGACGTTACTCTACATCAATGTTTGTATGGACTGTGGAAG GTTGCTAAAGGTAAGCCACCCATAGTTGGCTTTATTCCGTTAGGCGCTGCACCATGGCTCAAGGATTATATCGGTGGTCCAAGTTACTCAACTGTTCGACCTTATGCAAGTTCAGATATTGCAAAACCCGTAGGTTTGTGGCAGAGAACGTGGAATACTCTGTATTTTATCGCGGACGATTTCATGAGACACTATTATTTCTTGCCTATCGTTCAACGGCTCGCCGAGGAATACATAGGCCACTCAATCCAGCCATTAcatgaaatagaaaaagacagtattaatatcgtattaatCAATAGTTATTGTGCATTCGAGCCTGGGATTCCATTGCCACCGAATGCTCTGGAGACTGGAGGATTGCATGTTCAGGTCGTGCAACCGATTGTTGGAGACGTAGTGGTAACATATTCTGAG GATGTGCGGATATTTCTTGATGGAGCAAAGACCGGAGTCATCGTAATATCGTTAggaacaaatttaaaatggaaaacTGTTGAACTGAACAAGATTAAGAGCATAGTATTGGCTTTGTCAAAACTAAAGCAACGAGTGCTTTGGAAGCTAGATGCTAAAGCTAAAGTGCCATTTAAAATACCGGACAATGTAATGACTGTGAAATGGATACCGCAACGAGAAGTTCTGT cTCATAAGAATGTGAAAGCATTCTGGGCGCAGGGTGGTCTTCTCAGCACGCAAGAAGCCATTTGGGAAGGTATACCTATGATTATAACGCCTTTTTTTATGGATCAAAAGTCCAATGCGGAAATATTAGTGGCTAAAGGCGTTGGTATTCGTTtggattttaaaattctatccACGCAGTCCGTACTACACGcaattgaagaaatattttacaataaaag TTATACAAAAAACATGAAACGATTATCCAGCGAATTCCGGGATCGACCATTACCGCCATTAGATTTAGCTATTTGGAGCATTGAACACGCCGCTCGTCAACCAAATGGAAGTTTAACAACGCCGCTGAGATCTCAAAGCTGGGTGGAACAAAATCTAATCGATGTCTATGCATTTCTGgtttttactgtttttaatcttttgataatattgttaagtGTATTCTTTGCATTAAAGTTactcattaatttttgttataatcgCATCGTGTCTAAATTGAGCAAGAGTAAACAGTCGTaa